The following are from one region of the Leucobacter sp. Psy1 genome:
- the gcl gene encoding glyoxylate carboligase — protein MAKMRAVDAAVLILEKEGATQAFGLPGAAINPFYSAMRAHGGIKHVLARHVEGASHMAEGYTRAEAGNIGICIGTSGPAGTDMITGLYSASADSIPILCITGQAPVAKLDKEDFQAVDIASIAKPVTKLAKTVLEAGQVPGIFQQAFQLMRSGRPGPVLIDLPIDVQQTEIEFDIDLYEPLPLAKPEASRAQIDSVLAMLDAAEKPVLIAGGGILNADAADEFVELAETLGVPVIPTLMGWGVIPDDHRLMAGMVGLQTQHRYGNENLLASDLVIGVGNRWANRHTGSLDVYTRGRKFVHIDIEPTQIGRVFAPDLGIVSDAGAAIRGLLEAVRERQSAGTLPDRAAWVDETQQRKGSLQRKTNFDNVPIKPQRVYQEMNRAFGRDTRYVTTIGLSQIAGAQMLHVYRPRHWINCGQAGPLGWTLPAALGVVAADPSTPVVALSGDYDFQFMIEELAVGAQFKLPYIHVVVNNSYLGLIRQAQRNFEMDYHVSLAFDNVNSPETEGYGVDHIKVAEGLGCKAIRVREVEDLHAAFIRAKDLMSQFQVPVVVEVILERITNIAMSGAGIDAINEFEDLATGPDDAPTATIPLQPAAVPAG, from the coding sequence ATGGCAAAGATGCGTGCCGTCGACGCGGCAGTGCTGATCCTGGAGAAGGAGGGCGCCACGCAGGCGTTCGGCCTCCCCGGTGCGGCGATCAACCCGTTCTACTCGGCGATGCGAGCGCACGGGGGCATCAAGCACGTGCTCGCCCGCCACGTCGAGGGTGCTTCGCACATGGCCGAGGGATACACCCGTGCAGAGGCGGGCAACATCGGCATCTGCATCGGCACCTCAGGTCCTGCGGGCACCGACATGATCACGGGCCTCTACTCGGCATCTGCCGATTCGATCCCGATCCTCTGCATCACCGGTCAGGCGCCCGTCGCGAAGCTCGACAAGGAGGACTTCCAGGCCGTCGACATCGCCTCTATCGCGAAGCCGGTCACGAAGCTCGCGAAGACGGTGCTCGAGGCCGGCCAGGTGCCTGGCATCTTCCAGCAGGCGTTCCAGCTCATGCGTTCGGGCCGCCCTGGCCCGGTGCTCATCGACCTGCCGATCGACGTGCAGCAGACGGAGATCGAGTTCGACATCGACCTCTACGAGCCGCTCCCCCTCGCGAAGCCCGAGGCGAGTCGTGCGCAGATCGACAGCGTGCTCGCCATGCTCGACGCAGCCGAGAAGCCGGTGCTCATCGCGGGCGGCGGGATCCTCAACGCCGATGCGGCGGACGAGTTCGTGGAGCTCGCTGAAACGCTGGGCGTGCCGGTGATCCCGACCCTGATGGGCTGGGGCGTGATCCCCGACGACCACCGCCTGATGGCCGGTATGGTCGGGCTGCAGACGCAGCACCGCTACGGCAATGAGAACCTGCTCGCCAGCGACCTGGTCATCGGCGTCGGCAACCGCTGGGCGAACCGCCACACCGGCTCCCTCGACGTCTACACCCGCGGCCGCAAGTTCGTGCACATCGATATCGAGCCCACGCAGATCGGGCGCGTGTTCGCTCCGGATCTCGGCATCGTCTCCGACGCGGGCGCCGCCATTCGCGGCCTGCTGGAAGCCGTTCGTGAGCGCCAGAGCGCCGGAACGCTGCCGGATCGCGCCGCCTGGGTCGACGAAACGCAGCAGCGCAAGGGCTCGCTGCAGCGCAAGACGAACTTCGACAATGTGCCGATCAAGCCGCAGCGCGTCTACCAGGAGATGAACCGCGCGTTCGGCCGCGACACGAGGTACGTGACGACGATCGGTCTCTCGCAGATCGCCGGCGCCCAGATGCTCCACGTCTACCGGCCCCGTCACTGGATCAACTGCGGCCAGGCCGGTCCGCTCGGCTGGACGCTTCCCGCAGCGCTCGGCGTCGTCGCCGCCGACCCGAGCACGCCCGTCGTCGCGCTCTCCGGGGACTACGACTTCCAGTTCATGATCGAGGAGCTCGCGGTGGGTGCGCAGTTCAAGCTCCCGTACATCCACGTCGTGGTCAACAACTCTTATCTCGGGCTCATCCGCCAGGCGCAGCGGAACTTCGAGATGGATTACCACGTGTCCCTCGCCTTCGACAACGTCAACAGCCCCGAGACCGAGGGCTACGGAGTCGATCACATCAAGGTTGCCGAGGGGCTCGGGTGCAAGGCGATCCGGGTGCGCGAGGTCGAGGATCTCCACGCCGCGTTCATCCGCGCGAAAGACCTCATGAGCCAGTTCCAGGTGCCCGTGGTCGTCGAGGTCATCCTCGAGCGGATCACGAACATCGCCATGAGCGGGGCCGGGATCGATGCGATCAACGAGTTCGAGGATCTCGCAACGGGTCCGGACGATGCGCCCACGGCGACGATCCCGCTGCAGCCCGCCGCGGTGCCGGCCGGCTAG
- a CDS encoding 2-hydroxy-3-oxopropionate reductase, with protein sequence MSNIAFIGLGIMGLPMSINLVKAGHTVVGYNRSSAKVEKLVAEGGQGASTVAEAVADADIVVTMVPDSPDVEAVVSGEDGVFANAKPGALWIDFSSIRPDVASRLSSEAVEAGLRPLDAPVSGGEPGAIDGVLSIMVGGEAEDFAAAEEVLNVVGKTIVHVGPSGAGQTVKAANQLIVAVNIQALAEAVTFLEAYGVDTDAALRVLGGGLAGSKVLDQKGQKMLDRNFDPGFRLALHNKDLGIVTAAAREAGVVVPLGSAVAQLVSALVARGDGALDHSGLFKLAGELSGRSNG encoded by the coding sequence ATGTCGAACATCGCCTTCATCGGACTCGGAATCATGGGACTCCCCATGTCGATCAACCTCGTCAAGGCCGGTCACACCGTCGTCGGTTACAACCGCAGTAGCGCCAAGGTCGAGAAGCTCGTCGCCGAGGGCGGCCAGGGCGCCTCGACGGTGGCAGAGGCCGTCGCCGATGCGGACATCGTCGTCACCATGGTTCCCGACTCCCCCGACGTCGAGGCCGTGGTGTCGGGGGAGGACGGCGTCTTCGCGAACGCGAAGCCCGGTGCCCTCTGGATCGACTTCTCCTCCATCCGTCCCGACGTGGCCTCGCGCCTCTCATCCGAGGCCGTCGAGGCCGGTCTGCGTCCCCTCGACGCGCCCGTGTCAGGCGGCGAGCCGGGTGCCATCGACGGCGTGCTGTCGATCATGGTCGGCGGCGAGGCTGAGGACTTCGCTGCAGCGGAGGAGGTGCTGAACGTCGTCGGCAAGACGATCGTGCACGTCGGCCCCTCGGGCGCCGGCCAGACCGTGAAGGCCGCGAATCAGCTCATCGTCGCCGTGAACATCCAGGCGCTGGCCGAGGCGGTGACCTTCCTCGAGGCCTACGGCGTCGACACCGATGCGGCGCTGCGCGTGCTCGGCGGTGGCCTCGCCGGCTCGAAGGTCCTCGATCAGAAGGGGCAGAAGATGCTCGATCGCAACTTCGATCCCGGCTTCCGCCTCGCACTGCACAACAAGGATCTCGGCATCGTGACCGCCGCGGCGCGCGAGGCCGGGGTGGTCGTGCCCCTCGGCTCCGCCGTCGCCCAGCTCGTGTCCGCCCTCGTCGCCCGCGGCGACGGTGCGCTCGACCACTCGGGCCTCTTCAAACTCGCCGGCGAGCTCTCCGGACGCTCGAACGGCTAA
- a CDS encoding hydroxypyruvate isomerase family protein translates to MSYTVNASILLTDLPLLERPAAAKAAGFEAVEFWWPFATATPASDEVDAFVAAIQNAGVRLTGLNLFAGDMPAGDRGVLSNPERSGEFRDNLDVVTQIGERLGTPAFNALYGKRIDGVTPEEQDALGAENLALAADAVARIGGTVLVEPVSGAPEYPLKTAQDALDVIARVGRDNVKLLADFYHLAVNGDDVAAVIEAHAAEFGHIQIADDPGRGEPGTGQLPLQQWIDRSRELGYDGVIGLEYKQSQDDPFAWLQAAARA, encoded by the coding sequence ATGTCGTACACCGTCAACGCGTCCATCCTGCTCACCGATCTCCCGCTCCTCGAGCGCCCCGCCGCGGCCAAGGCCGCAGGCTTCGAGGCCGTGGAGTTCTGGTGGCCCTTCGCCACCGCAACGCCGGCGAGCGACGAGGTCGACGCGTTCGTGGCCGCGATCCAGAACGCCGGAGTCCGCCTCACCGGGCTCAATCTCTTCGCGGGCGACATGCCGGCCGGCGATCGCGGCGTCCTCTCGAACCCAGAGCGCAGCGGCGAGTTCCGCGACAACCTCGACGTCGTCACGCAGATCGGCGAGCGCCTCGGCACACCGGCCTTCAACGCGCTCTACGGCAAGCGGATCGACGGCGTCACGCCTGAGGAGCAGGACGCACTCGGTGCCGAGAACCTGGCGCTCGCCGCAGACGCCGTCGCCCGCATCGGCGGCACGGTGCTCGTGGAGCCGGTCTCTGGCGCCCCCGAGTACCCGCTCAAGACCGCGCAGGACGCGCTGGACGTGATCGCCCGGGTGGGCCGCGACAACGTGAAACTGCTGGCGGACTTCTACCACCTCGCCGTCAACGGCGATGACGTCGCCGCCGTCATCGAAGCCCACGCCGCAGAGTTCGGCCACATCCAGATCGCCGACGATCCCGGTCGCGGTGAGCCAGGCACCGGCCAGCTCCCGCTCCAGCAGTGGATCGACCGCAGCCGCGAGCTCGGGTACGACGGGGTCATCGGCCTCGAGTACAAGCAGTCGCAGGACGATCCGTTCGCTTGGCTCCAGGCCGCGGCCCGCGCCTAA
- a CDS encoding bifunctional allantoicase/(S)-ureidoglycine aminohydrolase, which translates to MSTPTYATIDPTLPPQTDALGSAAIVTEAYTVIPNSVMRDIVASVFPEWEQTRGWILNRPVSGGATTFAQMIMEVQPGGGSDAPEPQVEVEGFLFVLSGEFSVTVDGTEHALVEGGYAFIPAGTAWSVRNTGSVPGQFHWFRKRYEPVAGLTPRPLAGNERDIEAGAMAGTDGKWATTRFFDPEDLAYDMHVTVVTFEPGAKIPFLETHVMEHGIYVLEGNAVYRLNDDWVELQPGDYFSLRAFCPQACYAGGPGKFRYLLYKDVNRQIAL; encoded by the coding sequence ATGTCGACACCCACATACGCCACGATTGACCCGACGCTCCCCCCGCAGACCGACGCGCTCGGTTCCGCGGCGATCGTCACCGAGGCCTACACCGTCATCCCGAACTCGGTGATGCGAGACATCGTCGCCAGCGTGTTCCCGGAGTGGGAGCAGACGCGTGGATGGATCCTGAACCGTCCCGTGTCCGGCGGTGCGACGACGTTCGCCCAGATGATCATGGAGGTCCAGCCGGGCGGGGGTTCGGACGCTCCTGAACCTCAGGTCGAGGTCGAGGGCTTCCTGTTCGTGCTGAGCGGCGAGTTCTCGGTCACGGTCGACGGCACCGAGCACGCGCTCGTCGAGGGCGGATACGCGTTCATCCCGGCAGGCACCGCGTGGTCGGTGCGCAACACGGGCTCGGTTCCAGGGCAGTTCCACTGGTTCCGCAAGCGGTACGAGCCGGTCGCGGGCCTCACGCCCCGGCCGCTCGCCGGCAACGAGCGCGACATCGAGGCCGGAGCCATGGCGGGAACGGACGGCAAGTGGGCGACCACGCGCTTCTTCGACCCCGAGGATCTCGCCTACGACATGCACGTCACGGTGGTGACGTTCGAACCGGGCGCGAAGATCCCGTTCCTCGAGACGCACGTCATGGAGCACGGCATCTACGTGCTCGAGGGCAACGCCGTCTACCGGCTCAACGACGACTGGGTCGAGCTGCAGCCGGGTGACTACTTCTCGCTGCGCGCCTTCTGTCCGCAGGCGTGCTACGCGGGAGGACCGGGCAAGTTCCGGTACCTCCTGTACAAGGACGTGAACCGCCAGATCGCGCTGTAG
- a CDS encoding aldolase, translating into MTETSQTSLAAADFAAAAEALAPTDRLLATSYPGDSGSRQPIHTVYVAGDRYAPGLAREWGDAALAAVDGVGGIERLVAELGIADADRTIVAERVLVKLGSEPIEDLRIDFEDGFGDRGDAAEDAAVVAAAEALADDLAAGTAPPFVGIRFKCFEADTRERGIRTLDLFLTTLVSRTGAAGLPEGLVLTLPKVTTVAQVEVMVGLLERLEGALELAQGRLGFEVQVETPQLIIGAGGTIPVAELLHRGAGRITGLHYGTYDYSASLGIAAAQQSMEHPAADFAKQVMQVAVAGTGVRLSDGSTNVVPAGDEASTIAVWQLHGRLVRRSLERAYYQGWDLHPAHLPSRFAASYAFFRDGVEQVATRLRNYVEQNTDGFLDEPATARALAGFLARGVQSGAVSSEELADRVGIGESELVALAYPRRDTPATKE; encoded by the coding sequence GTGACGGAGACTTCGCAGACCTCACTCGCGGCCGCCGATTTCGCGGCGGCCGCCGAAGCCCTCGCACCCACCGACCGCCTCCTGGCGACCTCGTACCCCGGGGACTCGGGGAGCCGGCAGCCGATCCACACGGTGTACGTGGCGGGTGATCGCTACGCCCCTGGTCTCGCCCGCGAGTGGGGGGACGCCGCGCTCGCCGCGGTCGACGGCGTAGGCGGGATCGAGCGTCTCGTTGCAGAGCTCGGGATCGCCGATGCCGATCGCACGATCGTCGCCGAGCGGGTGCTGGTCAAGCTCGGCAGCGAGCCAATCGAAGACCTGCGGATCGACTTCGAGGACGGGTTCGGCGATCGCGGTGACGCGGCCGAGGACGCCGCGGTTGTCGCGGCTGCCGAGGCGCTCGCCGACGACCTCGCTGCGGGAACCGCTCCCCCGTTCGTCGGGATCAGGTTCAAGTGCTTCGAGGCGGATACGCGTGAGCGCGGCATCCGCACGCTCGACCTCTTCCTCACGACGCTCGTGTCGCGCACCGGTGCCGCCGGACTGCCCGAAGGCCTCGTGCTCACCCTGCCCAAGGTGACCACCGTCGCGCAGGTCGAGGTGATGGTGGGGCTGCTCGAACGCCTCGAGGGCGCACTCGAGCTGGCTCAGGGCCGCCTCGGCTTCGAGGTGCAGGTCGAGACCCCGCAGCTGATCATCGGAGCCGGAGGGACGATTCCGGTGGCGGAGCTGCTGCACCGCGGCGCTGGCCGGATTACGGGCCTGCACTACGGCACGTACGACTACTCGGCCTCGCTCGGGATCGCGGCGGCCCAGCAGTCCATGGAGCATCCGGCCGCCGATTTCGCGAAGCAGGTCATGCAGGTCGCCGTCGCAGGCACCGGTGTGCGCCTCTCCGACGGATCGACGAACGTCGTCCCCGCCGGTGACGAGGCGAGCACCATCGCCGTGTGGCAGCTGCACGGCCGTCTCGTGCGCCGATCGCTCGAGCGCGCCTACTACCAGGGCTGGGATCTGCACCCGGCCCACCTGCCGAGCCGGTTCGCGGCCAGCTACGCGTTCTTCCGTGACGGCGTCGAACAGGTCGCCACGCGACTGAGGAACTACGTCGAGCAGAACACCGACGGATTCCTCGACGAGCCGGCCACGGCTCGTGCCCTCGCCGGGTTCCTGGCGAGGGGCGTGCAGTCCGGCGCCGTGAGCTCGGAAGAGCTGGCGGATCGCGTCGGCATCGGCGAGTCAGAGCTCGTCGCGCTCGCCTACCCGCGGCGCGACACCCCCGCAACGAAGGAATGA
- the aceB gene encoding malate synthase A — translation MTIEVSDHAPTSRSAEILTPEALAFVEQLHERFAGRVPDLLERRAERREELARNPKLDFLPETAEIRAGDWKVPEPPAALADRRVEITGPASPTKMAINALNSGAKVWLADLEDASTPSWFNVIDAITNLSDAARGDLSFTSPEGKEYRLRTDAPLALVVVRPRGWHLPENHVTVNGETAVGALVDFGLHFFHNAKVLSEKGEGPFYYLPKMESHLEARLWNDIFTFAEEALEIPEGTVRATMLIETITAAFEMDEMLYELRPHASGLNAGRWDYLFSIIKNFRDAGDSFELPDRAQVAMTAPFMRAYTELLVQTCHKRGAFAMGGMAAVIPNRREPEVTEQAFQKVRDDKSREANDGFDGSWVAHPDLVPVCKEIFDGVLGDKPNQIDRQRPDVDVQAEDLIDISSLQGTATMAGLRTNLYVAVAYTAVWLSGNGAVAIHNLMEDAATAEISRSQVWQQLRNGTVLDSGETVTRELVESVLEEELDRLRGEVAVDAYERFYAPAGELVHDIVLSEEYTDFLTLPAYELLTKQR, via the coding sequence ATGACCATCGAGGTCTCCGACCACGCACCCACCTCCCGATCCGCGGAGATCCTCACCCCCGAGGCGCTCGCGTTCGTCGAGCAGCTTCACGAGCGGTTCGCCGGTCGTGTGCCCGACCTGCTCGAGCGTCGCGCGGAGCGCCGCGAGGAGTTGGCGCGCAACCCGAAGCTCGACTTCCTCCCCGAGACAGCTGAGATCCGGGCGGGCGATTGGAAGGTGCCGGAGCCGCCAGCCGCGCTGGCCGATCGCCGGGTCGAGATCACGGGGCCCGCCAGCCCGACGAAGATGGCCATCAACGCCCTCAACTCGGGCGCGAAGGTCTGGCTTGCCGACCTCGAGGACGCCTCGACGCCGAGCTGGTTCAACGTCATCGACGCGATCACGAATCTGAGCGATGCCGCACGCGGCGACCTCTCCTTCACCTCGCCAGAGGGCAAGGAGTACCGTCTGCGGACCGACGCGCCCTTGGCGCTCGTGGTCGTGCGCCCCCGAGGCTGGCACCTGCCCGAGAACCACGTCACGGTCAACGGCGAGACCGCCGTCGGCGCGCTCGTCGATTTCGGGCTGCACTTCTTCCATAACGCCAAGGTGCTCTCCGAGAAGGGCGAGGGACCGTTCTACTACCTGCCCAAGATGGAGAGCCATCTCGAGGCGCGCCTCTGGAACGACATCTTCACGTTCGCGGAGGAGGCGCTGGAGATCCCCGAGGGGACGGTCCGGGCCACCATGCTGATCGAGACGATCACGGCGGCCTTCGAGATGGACGAAATGCTCTACGAGCTCCGCCCCCACGCCTCAGGCCTGAACGCCGGCCGCTGGGACTACCTGTTCAGCATCATCAAGAACTTCCGCGACGCCGGCGACTCGTTCGAGCTGCCGGACCGCGCGCAGGTCGCGATGACCGCGCCTTTCATGCGCGCGTACACCGAGCTGCTGGTGCAGACCTGCCACAAGCGCGGAGCATTCGCGATGGGCGGCATGGCGGCCGTGATCCCGAACCGGCGCGAGCCCGAGGTGACGGAGCAGGCGTTCCAGAAAGTGCGCGACGACAAGTCCCGCGAGGCGAACGACGGGTTCGACGGCTCCTGGGTCGCCCACCCCGACCTCGTCCCGGTGTGCAAGGAGATCTTCGACGGCGTCCTCGGCGACAAGCCGAACCAGATCGATCGCCAGCGCCCCGACGTCGACGTCCAGGCGGAAGACCTCATCGACATCTCCTCGCTGCAGGGGACCGCGACGATGGCGGGCCTCCGCACTAACCTCTATGTCGCGGTGGCCTACACGGCCGTCTGGCTGAGCGGCAACGGAGCGGTGGCGATCCATAACCTCATGGAGGACGCCGCGACCGCGGAGATCTCGCGCTCGCAGGTGTGGCAGCAGCTGCGCAACGGCACGGTGCTCGACTCGGGAGAGACCGTGACCCGCGAGCTCGTGGAGAGCGTGCTCGAGGAGGAGCTCGACCGTCTTCGCGGCGAGGTTGCGGTGGACGCCTATGAGCGCTTCTACGCTCCGGCAGGCGAGCTCGTGCACGATATCGTGCTGAGCGAGGAGTACACCGACTTCCTCACGCTGCCGGCGTACGAGCTGCTGACGAAGCAGCGGTGA
- a CDS encoding NAD-dependent malic enzyme, translated as MAAPSPGYSVTIRLKTPAGFSVTSEVVAAAGQADAQITAVDVVESHPDSMVIDITANTSSPDHVEQVTSAVSEVPGVEVEHVSDRTFLMHLGGKLEVVPKLELRNRDDLSRAYTPGVARVSKAIAEDKGLARNLTVKRNTIAVVSDGSAVLGLGNIGPEAALPVMEGKAALFKQFADVDAWPVCLDTQDSDEIVMIVKALAPVYGGVNLEDIAAPRCFEIEARLREELDIPVFHDDQHGTAIVVLAALNNALRVVGKKIEDIRVAISGVGAAGNAIIQLLQASGVSHIVAAGRAGIVARDHEHSDPHRKWIAEHTNPENLTGSLSDAVRGADVFIGVSAPNVLTEADVESMADQAIVFALANPDPEIDPALAAKHAAVVATGRSDFPNQINNVLAFPGVFRGLLDAGVSDVTDEMLVASADAISGNVSDEQLNSSYIIPSVFDRDVARDVAEAIVAVAQRNGSADTPAERNAR; from the coding sequence ATGGCAGCTCCGAGTCCCGGATACTCAGTCACCATTCGTCTCAAGACCCCAGCGGGCTTCAGCGTCACCAGCGAGGTCGTCGCAGCCGCGGGCCAGGCGGACGCTCAGATCACGGCGGTGGATGTCGTCGAGTCGCATCCGGACAGCATGGTGATCGACATCACCGCGAACACCTCGTCCCCCGATCACGTCGAGCAGGTCACGTCAGCGGTCAGCGAGGTGCCGGGCGTCGAGGTCGAGCACGTCAGCGACCGCACCTTCCTCATGCACCTCGGCGGCAAGCTCGAGGTCGTGCCGAAGTTGGAGCTGCGCAACCGCGACGACCTCTCCCGCGCCTACACTCCCGGCGTCGCCCGGGTGTCGAAGGCGATCGCCGAGGACAAGGGCCTGGCGCGCAACCTCACGGTGAAGCGGAACACGATCGCGGTCGTGAGCGACGGATCGGCCGTCCTCGGCCTGGGCAACATCGGCCCGGAGGCCGCACTCCCGGTCATGGAGGGCAAGGCGGCGCTCTTCAAGCAGTTCGCCGACGTCGACGCCTGGCCGGTCTGCCTGGACACCCAGGACAGCGACGAGATCGTCATGATCGTGAAGGCTCTCGCGCCCGTCTACGGCGGCGTGAACCTTGAGGACATCGCGGCCCCACGCTGCTTCGAGATCGAGGCGCGCCTCCGCGAGGAGCTCGACATCCCGGTCTTCCACGACGATCAGCACGGCACCGCAATCGTCGTGCTCGCCGCGCTGAACAACGCGCTCCGCGTCGTCGGCAAGAAGATCGAGGACATCCGGGTCGCCATCTCCGGTGTCGGCGCCGCGGGCAACGCGATCATCCAGCTGCTCCAGGCATCCGGTGTCTCCCACATCGTGGCCGCGGGCCGCGCCGGGATCGTCGCCCGCGATCACGAGCACTCCGACCCGCACCGGAAGTGGATCGCCGAGCACACCAACCCGGAGAACCTCACCGGTTCGCTCTCCGACGCCGTGCGCGGAGCAGACGTCTTCATCGGCGTCTCGGCACCGAACGTGCTCACCGAGGCCGATGTCGAGAGCATGGCCGATCAGGCGATCGTCTTCGCGCTCGCGAACCCCGACCCCGAGATCGATCCCGCCCTCGCCGCGAAGCACGCGGCGGTGGTCGCAACGGGCCGCAGCGACTTCCCGAACCAGATCAACAACGTCCTCGCGTTCCCCGGAGTCTTCCGCGGTCTGCTCGACGCCGGCGTCTCCGACGTCACCGACGAGATGCTCGTCGCCTCGGCCGACGCGATCAGCGGGAACGTCTCGGACGAACAGCTCAACTCGAGTTACATCATCCCCAGCGTCTTCGACCGCGATGTCGCCCGCGATGTCGCCGAGGCGATCGTCGCCGTAGCTCAGCGCAACGGCTCCGCAGACACCCCCGCAGAAAGGAACGCGCGATGA
- a CDS encoding IclR family transcriptional regulator, with protein sequence MAEQSSGGVQSVERVFDLLEAITEAGGSLTLSELAEQSQLPLPTIHRLLRTLVGRGYVRQLANRRYALGPRLIRLGDGASTQLGAYAKPQLTSLVAELAESANMAVREGDRVLYIAQVPSPHTMRMFTEVGRRAPMHNTGVGKAILSQLDDETVRGIMSRAGMPRATDKSIGDVDELLADLQRIRERGYAIDDNEQEIGVRCFAVPVPNAPTPTAISVSGPTSRVDEAFGLRAVPLLQSIAASVGQELRSSGAR encoded by the coding sequence ATGGCAGAGCAGTCGAGCGGTGGAGTCCAATCCGTCGAGCGGGTCTTCGACCTGCTCGAGGCCATCACCGAGGCAGGCGGATCACTCACCCTCAGCGAACTCGCCGAGCAGTCTCAGCTGCCGCTCCCCACCATTCACCGCCTCCTCCGGACGCTCGTCGGGCGCGGATACGTGCGCCAACTCGCCAACCGCAGGTACGCGCTCGGGCCGAGGCTCATCCGCCTCGGCGACGGAGCGAGCACGCAGCTCGGCGCCTACGCGAAACCTCAACTCACCTCGCTCGTCGCCGAACTCGCCGAATCGGCGAACATGGCGGTCCGCGAGGGCGACCGGGTGCTCTACATCGCGCAGGTGCCCTCACCGCACACCATGCGCATGTTCACGGAGGTCGGGCGCCGCGCCCCCATGCACAACACCGGCGTCGGCAAGGCGATCCTCTCCCAGCTCGACGACGAGACGGTGCGCGGCATCATGAGTCGCGCCGGCATGCCGCGCGCGACCGACAAGAGCATCGGCGACGTCGACGAACTCCTCGCCGACCTCCAGCGCATCCGGGAACGCGGGTACGCCATCGATGACAACGAGCAGGAGATCGGGGTGCGCTGCTTCGCTGTCCCCGTTCCCAATGCCCCCACCCCCACCGCGATCTCCGTCTCGGGCCCCACCTCGCGCGTGGACGAAGCATTCGGCCTCCGGGCCGTACCGCTGCTCCAGAGCATCGCCGCCAGCGTCGGGCAGGAACTCCGCAGCAGCGGCGCCCGCTGA
- a CDS encoding class I SAM-dependent methyltransferase, protein MRADATFEDLFAFGSAADTTGWDFSWLDGRATEERPPWGYARLLAGRLAEATASLDLQTGGGEVLAEAPRFPPIAVATEAWPPNVARATRLLHPRGVTVVADTDEPPLPFASDTFDLVSSRHPATIWWGEIARVLQPGGTYLAQHIGAASAFELIEFFLGPQPEARKLRDVGAETAEAQAAGLEIIDVQTARLRIELHDVAAVVYLLRKVIWWVPDFSVERYRDRLRELHERITRTGPFVAHSTRQLIEARKPAR, encoded by the coding sequence ATGAGAGCGGACGCGACCTTCGAGGACCTCTTCGCGTTCGGGTCGGCGGCCGACACCACAGGCTGGGATTTCTCCTGGCTCGACGGCCGCGCCACCGAGGAACGCCCACCCTGGGGGTACGCACGCCTGCTGGCCGGACGACTCGCCGAGGCTACGGCCTCACTCGACCTGCAGACCGGAGGCGGCGAAGTCCTCGCTGAGGCGCCGCGGTTCCCTCCCATCGCCGTCGCCACCGAAGCCTGGCCGCCGAACGTGGCGCGCGCCACGCGCCTGCTCCACCCGCGCGGTGTCACCGTCGTCGCAGATACCGACGAGCCACCGCTCCCCTTCGCCTCGGACACCTTCGATCTGGTATCCAGCCGCCACCCTGCAACGATCTGGTGGGGCGAGATCGCCCGCGTACTCCAGCCAGGAGGCACCTACCTCGCCCAGCACATCGGCGCAGCCAGCGCCTTCGAACTCATCGAGTTCTTCCTCGGCCCCCAACCGGAAGCCCGGAAACTCCGCGACGTCGGCGCCGAAACCGCTGAGGCTCAGGCGGCCGGACTCGAGATCATCGACGTGCAGACCGCCAGGCTGCGGATCGAACTCCACGACGTCGCCGCCGTCGTCTACCTGCTCCGCAAAGTGATCTGGTGGGTACCCGACTTCTCCGTCGAACGCTACCGCGATCGCCTCAGAGAACTCCACGAGCGGATCACCCGCACGGGGCCGTTCGTCGCGCACTCCACCCGGCAGCTCATCGAAGCCAGGAAGCCGGCCCGCTGA